The following is a genomic window from Candidatus Zixiibacteriota bacterium.
TTCGAGGAAGAAAGGCTTATCCCGACAATAATCATCTGCGCAGATACTACCTCTCTTTCTTTGACGGAGATCGAGAATTCTTTGATACAAGGGAGAGGTACTCTCAGGAACAAAGATGAATATCTGATGAAATTGGATGCCATCGCCTCCTACGAGCTGATCAAGACCCAAGATATTGCTCTGGACAGTATTAAGGGGAAAGTGTACGGCTACAAGAAGAGTTATCTCAGGCAGGTGATTGATCCCTCCGCCCGATACGGACCAGAAGGAACCGGTTCTGTGACCAAGGAAGATTATTTCTTGGGGGAGGTAATGGTCCTGAAAAAAGGAATTAACCTGTACCTGATCCAGTTCACTGATGAAAGCGAGTATTTCTCAACGGATGAAGATGAATTCTCCAAGATGCTGCAGACCTGGAAGTTCTTGAAATGAATCGCGCTTGAAAATGTGTAGAGACGCATAGCATGCGTCTCTTGTATTTTTAGTGTCATCGCGAGGAGTCCATTTGGACGACGAAGCAATCCAGCTCCGGCTGAGGAAAGGGATTGCTTGGATCCGATGAATCGGAGTACGCAATGACGCAAACAGATAATGAGAAATATTCGACGTGAAAGAAATTAAGAGGGTAGTCCTGATTGTGCTTGATTCCTGCGGGGTGGGTGAACTTCCGGATGCCTTCAAATATGGTGATCAGGGCTCTAACACTCTGAGTAATACGGCTAAAGCGGTAGACGGATTACATCTCCCTAATTTACAAAGGTTGGGGCTGGGGAATATTGCTTCCATCTCAGGAGTTGAGCCTCAAAAAGAACCATTAGCCTCATACGGAAAAATGGCTGAGGTATCACCTGGAAAAGATAGCACCAGCGGTCACTGGGAGATGACAGGCGTGATTTTAAAACCCCCTTTTCCGGTCTATCCAAATGGATTTCCAGATGAGCTGATAAAAGGATTCGAGAAAGCAATCGGTACAGAAGTTCTGGGAAATAAACCGGCCTCTGGGACTGAGATCATTAAGGAATTGGGTGAGGAGCATCTCAGAACTGGTAAGCCGATAGTGTACACCTCGGCTGACAGCGTTTTTCAGATAGCCGCGCACGAGGAGAAAATCCCCGTGCCAAGATTGTATGAGATCTGTCAGATAGCAAGAGAACTCCTTACAGGAGAAAATGCGGTTGCCAGGGTCATCGCCCGACCTTTTGTCGGAAAACCAGGGTCTTTTAGAAGGACAGAGGGGAGAAAAGATTTTTCTCTGCCTCCTCCTGAGAGAACGATTCTGGAGATCCTTCAAAATAAAGGAATCAAGGTCGTCGGGATAGGGAAAATAAATGACCTTTTTGCTGGACGAGGAATTTCACGATCGATTCACACCAGGGATAATCAGGATGCTTTGGATAAGCTCACACAGACAATAAAGGAAGAGAAGGAAGGGTTAATTTTCATCAACTTAGTTGATTTCGACATGGTCTGGGGGCACAGGAATGACGTACAGGGATTTGCAAATGGATTAGAAGATTTCGATAGAAGACTTGAAATGGTTCTGAGTTTACTTCAGAGCCGGGACGTAATCATCATAACTGCGGACCACGGATGCGATCCTACCACTCCGAGCACGGATCATTCAAGGGAGTACGTGCCCCTTTTGGTTTTTGGTGAGAAGTTAAAGAAAGGTGTAAACCTGGGGACCAGGAGAAGT
Proteins encoded in this region:
- a CDS encoding phosphopentomutase, with translation MKRVVLIVLDSCGVGELPDAFKYGDQGSNTLSNTAKAVDGLHLPNLQRLGLGNIASISGVEPQKEPLASYGKMAEVSPGKDSTSGHWEMTGVILKPPFPVYPNGFPDELIKGFEKAIGTEVLGNKPASGTEIIKELGEEHLRTGKPIVYTSADSVFQIAAHEEKIPVPRLYEICQIARELLTGENAVARVIARPFVGKPGSFRRTEGRKDFSLPPPERTILEILQNKGIKVVGIGKINDLFAGRGISRSIHTRDNQDALDKLTQTIKEEKEGLIFINLVDFDMVWGHRNDVQGFANGLEDFDRRLEMVLSLLQSRDVIIITADHGCDPTTPSTDHSREYVPLLVFGEKLKKGVNLGTRRS